One region of Jonesiaceae bacterium BS-20 genomic DNA includes:
- a CDS encoding endonuclease/exonuclease/phosphatase family protein has translation MTAPASKFTSKYLALLVLVTALAAELIRFSGPLLDSAIERNGVIVAGTIALGTYLAPGLFALTLSARRQVSGSMVMIAVVALGVARLLLVLLDGTVLFGVGLATVALAIATLTIVAGAVSQEGPRTVGTGIGLGLMLSGALNLSLKTLDPIWQSSTVASVSSAVLVVATIILGSAVRESEPQPHVRGLWAIGPVLSLGVVIFANPAFIASQSHLPLWVSAGVLLGVSLALPHVLNRAYEHKLVHAIVVVLAVATIFFVPSWPATPGPLVSIAISVFVALLGLSSLALLTVMVSRTPDRNSSGPLALAATGAGASVILPILLFQLDYDIPLGFPNALLFVATAAFLGGAALRVGAHSPYESGPNAVAPKTVPLVIATISALGVIGAIQTSGLTAQAPAGHVAGDSARVLNWNLHYGTSTSPAVELQAIAELIRQEQATVVTLQEVSRGWILGGGVDMATYLANELGMEFAFVGAADQQFGNALLWHPDTPITDIERIALTYGDGPQRRSAIGGTLNLAQGEFWVSTAHLQHRAENTPTRILQLDDMFADMPSGGPALITGDFNAEPGWPEIAYLTEHGFISGQDTAGDPSQLTWPASDPNIRIDWMSAKDLKFSEFEVLPSQISDHTPQVATVSLN, from the coding sequence ATGACCGCCCCCGCCAGCAAGTTCACTTCTAAGTACTTGGCACTCCTTGTCCTTGTAACCGCCCTGGCCGCAGAGCTCATTCGGTTCTCCGGCCCCCTACTTGATTCCGCAATCGAGCGCAATGGTGTGATCGTTGCGGGAACCATAGCGCTCGGGACCTACTTGGCACCGGGATTGTTCGCCCTTACCTTGAGTGCGCGCCGCCAGGTCTCCGGCTCCATGGTCATGATCGCGGTCGTAGCGCTGGGGGTTGCCCGGTTGTTGCTCGTCTTGCTCGACGGAACTGTCCTGTTTGGCGTTGGGCTAGCAACGGTGGCATTGGCCATAGCCACCCTTACCATCGTTGCTGGGGCGGTCAGTCAAGAGGGTCCGCGTACCGTTGGAACGGGCATTGGACTTGGCCTAATGCTCTCGGGCGCGCTCAATCTTTCCTTGAAAACTCTGGATCCCATCTGGCAATCGAGCACAGTAGCCAGCGTGAGTTCGGCCGTGCTTGTTGTCGCGACCATTATTCTTGGCTCCGCGGTTAGGGAGAGCGAGCCGCAGCCGCACGTGCGCGGGCTTTGGGCAATTGGCCCGGTCTTGAGCTTGGGTGTGGTTATCTTCGCAAACCCGGCGTTCATCGCCTCGCAATCGCATCTACCACTGTGGGTCAGCGCCGGGGTGTTGCTTGGTGTTTCGCTTGCGCTGCCACACGTGCTGAACCGAGCATACGAGCACAAACTGGTGCACGCCATCGTTGTGGTGTTAGCGGTCGCTACCATTTTCTTTGTGCCATCATGGCCTGCGACTCCGGGCCCGTTGGTCTCCATCGCGATCTCAGTCTTTGTTGCCTTGCTTGGGCTGAGCTCGCTTGCACTTTTGACCGTCATGGTTTCGCGCACCCCGGACCGCAATTCATCGGGGCCGCTTGCTCTAGCGGCAACCGGCGCAGGCGCTTCGGTAATCTTGCCTATCCTGCTGTTCCAATTGGATTACGATATTCCGCTCGGGTTCCCCAACGCGCTGCTATTTGTCGCCACCGCTGCCTTCCTCGGGGGTGCGGCACTCAGAGTCGGCGCTCACTCCCCTTATGAATCCGGCCCCAACGCCGTCGCCCCAAAGACCGTCCCATTGGTCATTGCTACGATTAGCGCGCTCGGGGTGATCGGTGCCATCCAGACTTCGGGGCTTACCGCCCAGGCCCCAGCAGGCCACGTTGCGGGTGACTCCGCCCGGGTACTGAACTGGAATCTGCACTATGGCACCAGTACTTCCCCGGCAGTCGAGTTGCAAGCAATCGCTGAATTGATCCGCCAGGAGCAGGCCACCGTGGTCACGTTGCAGGAGGTCTCCCGCGGGTGGATCCTGGGTGGCGGCGTAGACATGGCAACGTACCTTGCCAACGAACTGGGCATGGAGTTCGCCTTTGTTGGTGCGGCCGACCAACAGTTTGGCAATGCCCTGCTGTGGCACCCGGACACCCCAATAACCGACATTGAACGCATAGCACTGACGTACGGTGACGGGCCCCAACGGCGTTCAGCAATCGGCGGCACACTGAACCTCGCTCAAGGCGAGTTCTGGGTGAGCACCGCACACCTGCAACACCGGGCTGAAAATACTCCGACCCGGATTCTGCAGTTGGATGACATGTTTGCTGATATGCCCAGCGGCGGCCCTGCGCTGATCACCGGGGACTTCAATGCGGAACCAGGTTGGCCGGAGATTGCGTACCTGACCGAGCACGGCTTTATCTCCGGGCAGGACACCGCGGGTGACCCCTCCCAGCTAACTTGGCCGGCTAGCGACCCAAACATTCGCATTGACTGGATGTCTGCAAAGGACCTCAAGTTCAGTGAATTCGAAGTGCTGCCTTCGCAGATCTCGGACCACACCCCGCAGGTTGCAACCGTTTCGCTGAACTAA
- a CDS encoding biotin carboxylase N-terminal domain-containing protein produces MLAISKVLIANRGEIAVRIIRACSDYGVGSVAVYAESDRDSLHVHLADEAYSLEGSRAQDTYLDIEKLLAIAQRSGANAVHPGYGFLAENSAFARAVIDAGLIWIGPPPQAIDDLGDKVSARHIAKRAGAPLVPGTADPVSSAAEVTAFAQEFGLPVAIKAAFGGGGRGLKVARTFEEIEELYDSAVREAVAAFGRGECFVERYLDRPRHVETQCLADQHGNVQVVSTRDCSLQRRHQKLVEEAPAPFLTDDQNKRLVESSKAIIAEAGYYGAGTCEFLVGLDGTISFLEVNTRLQVEHTITEEITGTDLVLAQFMIAEGKEISNQDPITRGHSFEFRINGEDPAANFLPGPGKITKLVLPTGPGVRVDTGVVEGDTVSGAFDSMIAKVIVTGANRTQALARARRALAEMQVEGIPTVLPFHRAVLDSGAFAPKHPSEPFSIYTSWIESEFQDICNALGQAATGAPAEQEAPVTERVVVEVGGKRLEVVIPAGLGFGRGRSGGPATRRPARRGATKTAAATGNSLTSPMQGTIVKVAAAEGAIVAEGDLIVVLEAMKMEQPLVAHRAGKITAFTATVGQGVTSGTVICEIVDAE; encoded by the coding sequence GTGCTAGCTATCTCAAAGGTCTTGATCGCCAATCGTGGCGAAATCGCTGTCCGTATCATTCGCGCCTGCTCCGACTACGGAGTAGGTTCCGTAGCGGTCTACGCAGAATCCGATCGCGATTCCCTTCACGTCCACCTGGCTGATGAGGCCTACTCCCTCGAGGGTTCCCGCGCCCAAGACACCTACTTGGATATTGAGAAGCTGCTCGCTATCGCGCAGCGCTCAGGGGCTAACGCCGTGCACCCCGGGTACGGTTTCTTGGCGGAGAACTCCGCATTTGCACGCGCAGTTATCGATGCCGGACTCATCTGGATTGGTCCACCACCCCAGGCTATTGACGACCTTGGAGACAAGGTAAGCGCTCGCCACATTGCAAAGCGTGCCGGAGCTCCATTGGTCCCCGGAACCGCTGACCCGGTTAGCTCAGCCGCTGAGGTAACCGCGTTTGCACAGGAATTTGGTTTGCCGGTTGCGATCAAGGCTGCCTTTGGTGGCGGCGGGCGCGGCTTGAAGGTAGCTCGTACCTTTGAAGAAATTGAAGAACTGTACGACTCCGCCGTGCGCGAGGCCGTAGCAGCATTCGGTCGCGGTGAGTGCTTTGTTGAGCGTTACCTTGACCGCCCTCGCCACGTTGAAACCCAGTGCCTAGCGGACCAACACGGTAACGTTCAGGTGGTTTCCACCCGCGACTGCTCCTTGCAGCGCCGCCACCAGAAGCTCGTTGAGGAAGCGCCAGCACCATTTTTGACGGATGATCAAAACAAGCGCCTGGTTGAATCTTCCAAGGCAATCATTGCCGAGGCCGGTTACTACGGCGCCGGCACCTGTGAGTTCTTGGTGGGCCTTGACGGCACTATCTCATTCCTCGAGGTCAACACCCGCTTGCAGGTGGAACACACAATCACCGAAGAGATCACCGGAACCGACCTCGTATTGGCGCAGTTCATGATCGCCGAAGGTAAGGAAATCTCAAACCAGGACCCGATAACCCGCGGTCACTCGTTTGAATTCCGTATCAACGGTGAGGATCCAGCGGCAAACTTCCTGCCAGGCCCGGGTAAGATCACCAAGTTGGTCTTGCCTACCGGCCCCGGTGTCCGCGTTGACACCGGCGTGGTTGAAGGCGACACCGTTTCCGGTGCGTTTGACTCAATGATCGCCAAGGTCATTGTCACCGGCGCAAACCGTACCCAGGCATTGGCCCGAGCACGTCGAGCACTTGCGGAGATGCAGGTCGAAGGCATCCCAACGGTCCTACCGTTCCACCGCGCAGTCCTAGACTCCGGTGCCTTCGCTCCTAAGCACCCGAGCGAACCGTTCAGTATCTACACCAGCTGGATCGAGTCCGAGTTCCAAGACATTTGTAACGCTCTGGGTCAGGCTGCAACCGGCGCACCAGCCGAGCAGGAAGCCCCTGTAACCGAGCGCGTGGTCGTCGAGGTTGGTGGCAAACGACTTGAAGTAGTGATCCCCGCCGGCCTTGGCTTTGGCCGCGGTCGCTCCGGGGGCCCAGCAACGCGACGCCCGGCTCGCCGGGGCGCCACCAAGACTGCCGCCGCAACAGGCAACTCGCTGACCTCGCCAATGCAGGGCACAATCGTCAAGGTAGCCGCTGCCGAGGGTGCGATCGTAGCCGAAGGCGATCTGATCGTAGTCCTTGAAGCTATGAAGATGGAACAGCCATTGGTTGCGCACCGCGCGGGTAAGATCACCGCGTTCACAGCGACCGTTGGCCAAGGGGTAACTTCTGGAACGGTTATCTGCGAAATCGTTGACGCGGAGTAG
- a CDS encoding purine-nucleoside phosphorylase, translating into MTTTPQSPNETLSQDDPFDLARSAAGQIAQLSGVSHHDIALVLGSGWGGAAELLGETVAEIPAQDIPGFSAPSVHGHGATIRSIRIADSGKHALVLGSRTHLYEGKGVRAVVHGMRTAAAAGAKTVILTNGCGGLNPAWNPGTPVLISDHINLTATSPIEGANFVDLTDLYSSRLRDLARSVDPSLDQGVYAQFRGPHYETPAEVKMAGILGADLVGMSTTIEAIAARQAGLEILGISLVTNLAAGISPVPLSHEEVIEAGVAAGPRISALLAQIIRLI; encoded by the coding sequence ATGACTACTACTCCGCAATCCCCCAATGAAACTTTGTCACAAGATGATCCCTTTGATTTGGCTCGCAGCGCTGCAGGCCAAATCGCACAGCTTTCTGGAGTTAGCCACCATGACATTGCCCTTGTTCTTGGTTCCGGCTGGGGCGGGGCGGCAGAACTGCTAGGTGAGACCGTAGCCGAGATTCCCGCCCAAGATATCCCCGGTTTTAGCGCCCCATCAGTCCACGGCCATGGTGCCACCATCCGTTCGATCCGCATCGCTGATTCTGGCAAACACGCTCTTGTGCTCGGTTCCCGCACCCACCTGTACGAAGGCAAGGGAGTCCGGGCGGTTGTCCACGGCATGCGCACGGCCGCAGCAGCAGGGGCAAAAACAGTGATCTTGACCAACGGCTGCGGCGGCCTGAACCCGGCTTGGAACCCCGGGACCCCGGTGCTGATCTCCGACCACATCAACTTGACGGCTACCTCCCCCATTGAGGGCGCAAACTTTGTTGACCTGACGGATCTGTATTCCTCGCGCTTGCGCGACCTTGCCCGCTCGGTTGATCCCTCACTTGATCAGGGTGTCTACGCACAGTTCCGCGGACCCCACTATGAGACTCCGGCCGAGGTTAAGATGGCCGGAATTCTAGGCGCTGACTTGGTTGGTATGTCAACCACGATTGAGGCGATCGCAGCTAGGCAAGCGGGCCTGGAAATCCTTGGGATCTCGTTGGTAACCAATCTTGCCGCTGGAATTAGTCCGGTCCCCCTCTCCCATGAGGAAGTCATTGAGGCAGGTGTTGCCGCTGGTCCAAGAATCAGCGCCCTGCTCGCGCAGATTATTAGGTTGATCTGA
- a CDS encoding nucleoside triphosphate pyrophosphatase, translating into MTSLLLASASPSRLTTLRRAGIEPLVQVSNVDEDALLDQALLADPDLSPADQVLILAQGKARDVCANLGAGLAPDLIVGADSMLEFDGQVVGKPLDSEVARQRWRAMSGRRAALHSGHWVITSDGKELGATSSTIVHFANLSDHEIDAYVRSTEPLQVAGGFTIDGLGGPFISRITGDHHGVLGLSLPLLRNLLLDLGIAWPSLWNK; encoded by the coding sequence GTGACCTCGCTGCTTTTGGCCTCGGCCTCACCTTCCCGCCTGACCACATTGCGTCGGGCGGGAATTGAGCCCTTGGTTCAGGTGTCTAACGTTGATGAGGACGCACTCTTAGATCAGGCCCTGCTTGCGGATCCGGATCTGAGCCCCGCCGATCAGGTGCTCATCTTGGCGCAGGGCAAGGCGCGCGACGTGTGCGCAAACCTTGGTGCTGGTCTGGCACCGGACCTCATTGTCGGTGCGGACTCCATGCTGGAATTTGATGGGCAAGTTGTGGGGAAGCCGTTAGATTCCGAGGTTGCCAGGCAACGGTGGCGGGCCATGTCTGGTCGCCGGGCGGCGCTGCACTCGGGCCACTGGGTGATCACCTCCGATGGCAAAGAATTGGGCGCCACCAGCTCGACCATCGTCCACTTTGCCAACCTCTCCGATCATGAAATTGACGCGTATGTCCGGTCGACGGAACCACTCCAGGTCGCTGGAGGATTCACAATCGATGGGCTAGGTGGACCATTCATTTCCCGGATTACCGGCGATCACCACGGGGTGCTTGGGCTGAGTCTGCCACTCCTGCGTAATCTCCTTTTAGATCTGGGAATCGCATGGCCCAGCCTGTGGAACAAATAA
- a CDS encoding DUF885 domain-containing protein — MSIDTRTASAIDEIAEHYLNSMAGLDPFGATFMGFKGFDHLATDFSPAGIDARAQLTKSTLEALEAATPVDEIDRVTLAAMRERLGLDVELHESGWQYGELNVIESPLQAIRDVFDIAPTATVGDWENIAARLELLPSALESYTLSLRYGASIDRVSAVRQVTAGIEQAEELSVPGSFFFEFVAGPAAEAAIAASPAGPQLRESLESGAQGAADAYGRLAQFLSDELEPQAPLADACGRERYELASRAFLGATIDLDETYAWGLAELNRIIAEQVAIAEELVGPGATVEQAVAFLDQDPERTLHSTDELRAWMQQTSDSAIAALNGVHFDIPQPVLDLECMIAPTQTGGIYYTPPSDDFSRPGRMWWSVPAEVTTFNTWREKTTVYHEGVPGHHLQCGQAVYLRESLNTWRRLGCWVSGHGEGWALYAERLMADLGFLDDLGDRLGMLDGQRLRAARVVLDIGVHLELPCPQEWGGGTWDADKAWEFLKANVNMPEAFVRFELDRYLGWPGQAPSYKVGQRLWEQIRDEAEHAAAAAGQEFDLKAFHARALSLGSVGLDVLKEALA, encoded by the coding sequence ATGAGTATTGATACACGTACAGCCTCAGCAATCGACGAAATTGCTGAACACTACCTAAATTCCATGGCGGGCTTAGACCCGTTTGGGGCCACCTTCATGGGGTTTAAGGGCTTTGATCACCTGGCGACGGACTTTTCGCCCGCCGGGATCGATGCCCGGGCGCAGTTGACTAAGTCCACCCTCGAGGCCCTTGAAGCCGCTACGCCCGTTGATGAAATCGACCGCGTGACGCTTGCGGCCATGCGCGAACGTCTGGGGCTCGATGTGGAGTTGCACGAGTCCGGGTGGCAGTACGGCGAACTGAACGTGATTGAGTCTCCCCTCCAAGCGATCCGTGATGTCTTTGACATTGCCCCGACCGCAACCGTTGGTGACTGGGAAAACATCGCAGCTCGATTGGAGCTTTTGCCCAGTGCGCTTGAGAGCTACACGCTCTCACTGCGTTATGGCGCGAGCATTGACCGGGTTTCGGCCGTACGCCAGGTGACCGCGGGTATTGAGCAGGCCGAGGAACTCAGTGTTCCCGGTTCCTTCTTCTTTGAGTTTGTGGCCGGCCCCGCCGCCGAAGCCGCGATTGCGGCGAGCCCTGCGGGCCCGCAGTTGCGGGAGTCGTTGGAATCAGGCGCTCAGGGCGCCGCGGATGCCTATGGCCGGCTAGCTCAGTTCCTCTCCGATGAACTAGAGCCGCAGGCACCACTTGCCGATGCCTGCGGACGGGAGCGCTACGAGCTTGCGTCCCGAGCATTCTTGGGCGCAACAATCGACCTTGATGAGACCTACGCGTGGGGGCTCGCCGAGCTTAATCGGATTATCGCCGAGCAGGTGGCCATTGCCGAGGAGTTGGTTGGCCCCGGAGCCACGGTTGAGCAGGCGGTCGCGTTCTTGGACCAGGATCCCGAACGGACGCTACATTCGACGGACGAGTTGCGGGCGTGGATGCAACAGACCTCCGACTCAGCCATCGCGGCGTTGAACGGCGTGCACTTTGATATTCCGCAGCCGGTCCTAGACCTGGAGTGCATGATCGCACCAACCCAGACCGGCGGCATCTACTACACCCCACCGAGCGATGACTTCTCCCGGCCCGGCCGGATGTGGTGGTCCGTGCCCGCCGAGGTCACCACGTTCAATACCTGGCGCGAGAAGACCACCGTCTACCACGAGGGCGTTCCGGGGCACCACCTGCAGTGCGGACAGGCAGTCTACCTACGCGAGTCACTCAACACTTGGCGCCGGCTCGGGTGCTGGGTCTCCGGACACGGTGAGGGCTGGGCACTGTACGCCGAGCGCCTCATGGCCGATTTGGGTTTCCTCGACGACCTGGGCGACCGGTTGGGCATGCTTGACGGCCAACGCCTACGCGCGGCCCGAGTTGTACTCGACATCGGTGTTCACCTCGAACTGCCGTGCCCGCAGGAGTGGGGCGGCGGAACTTGGGACGCGGACAAGGCTTGGGAGTTCCTCAAGGCCAACGTCAACATGCCAGAGGCGTTTGTGCGTTTTGAGCTCGACCGTTACCTTGGCTGGCCCGGTCAGGCCCCGTCCTACAAGGTTGGTCAGCGCCTTTGGGAGCAGATTCGTGATGAAGCCGAGCACGCAGCCGCTGCCGCCGGTCAGGAATTTGACCTCAAAGCATTCCACGCCCGCGCGTTGAGCTTGGGGTCGGTTGGTTTGGATGTTCTTAAGGAAGCGCTCGCGTGA
- a CDS encoding NAD(P)H-quinone dehydrogenase, giving the protein MTTIDALADQHPAPHIAIIGGGPGGYEAALVASRLGAKVTIIERRGMGGAAVLTDVVPSKTLIATAEWMTLGGAAAELGIRINEDNDYTSQTISVDLKAVNQRVKALAIAQSEDIRARLDASGVTVINGEGRFLSPTKLAVSNVVDARGHRLDDLEVEADFVLVAVGATPRVVPEAQPDGKRILTWTQVYDLDELPKKLIVVGSGVTGAEFAGAYHALGAEVVLVSSRDRVLPGEDADAANLIEKVFTARGMTVMGKSRAESAVVKTIDGEECVEVTLSDGRTVTGSHVLMAVGSIPNTAGLGLEEIGVHLTPSGHIETDKVSRTTVGTVYAAGDCTGVLPLASVAAMQGRVAMSHALGDTVRPIKLRSVAANVFTAPEIATVGYSQKVLDEQKIKYDVIMLPLRRNPRAKMMGIREGFIKLFSTLETGEVLGGVVVAPRASELIYPITMAVTHRLTVDNVADAFTIYPSLTGTIAEVARMGHQRIDD; this is encoded by the coding sequence GTGACTACAATAGACGCTCTCGCAGATCAGCACCCAGCCCCGCACATCGCCATTATTGGTGGTGGACCCGGCGGCTATGAAGCGGCACTTGTGGCCTCACGACTGGGCGCAAAGGTAACCATCATTGAACGGCGTGGTATGGGCGGTGCAGCGGTGTTGACGGATGTGGTTCCGTCAAAGACCCTCATTGCCACGGCTGAGTGGATGACCCTGGGCGGCGCCGCGGCGGAGCTTGGGATTCGTATCAACGAAGATAACGACTACACAAGCCAGACCATTAGCGTTGACCTCAAAGCTGTCAACCAACGAGTCAAGGCGCTTGCAATTGCCCAATCCGAGGATATCCGGGCCCGTCTTGATGCAAGTGGGGTCACCGTTATCAATGGTGAAGGACGATTCTTGAGTCCTACCAAGTTGGCGGTGAGTAACGTGGTTGACGCTCGAGGACACCGGCTCGATGACCTCGAGGTTGAGGCAGACTTTGTTTTGGTTGCGGTTGGAGCAACGCCGCGTGTGGTCCCCGAAGCGCAGCCTGACGGCAAACGAATTTTGACCTGGACGCAAGTGTACGACCTTGATGAGCTCCCAAAGAAACTTATTGTCGTGGGATCGGGTGTTACCGGAGCCGAATTTGCCGGTGCCTATCACGCACTCGGGGCCGAGGTTGTCCTAGTGTCCTCGCGAGATCGAGTCCTACCGGGAGAAGACGCCGATGCCGCAAACCTGATCGAAAAAGTCTTTACGGCCCGCGGGATGACCGTGATGGGTAAATCTCGTGCCGAGTCCGCCGTGGTCAAGACCATTGATGGAGAAGAATGCGTTGAGGTGACGTTGAGCGATGGCCGGACCGTGACGGGTAGTCACGTGCTCATGGCCGTTGGTTCCATCCCCAACACGGCAGGGTTGGGTCTAGAAGAGATTGGCGTACACCTCACGCCCTCAGGCCACATCGAAACGGATAAGGTTTCCCGCACGACCGTGGGCACCGTCTACGCCGCGGGGGACTGCACAGGTGTGCTGCCGTTGGCCTCGGTTGCCGCCATGCAGGGACGGGTGGCCATGTCGCACGCGCTAGGTGATACGGTCCGTCCCATCAAGTTGCGATCGGTCGCCGCCAACGTGTTCACGGCCCCTGAAATTGCGACGGTTGGCTACTCCCAAAAAGTACTCGACGAACAAAAAATCAAGTATGACGTCATCATGTTGCCGCTGCGCCGCAACCCGCGAGCAAAGATGATGGGGATCCGAGAAGGATTCATCAAACTGTTCTCCACCTTGGAAACCGGTGAGGTGCTTGGCGGCGTCGTTGTTGCCCCGCGCGCGAGTGAGCTCATCTACCCCATCACCATGGCGGTCACGCACCGGCTGACGGTTGACAACGTTGCCGATGCCTTCACTATTTACCCATCCTTGACCGGAACTATCGCTGAGGTAGCGCGGATGGGACACCAGAGAATCGACGACTAG
- a CDS encoding NUDIX domain-containing protein, with protein MTTNAQIESGNGWVNCRCGQKHWGLYGAAGLFLVRTDHTGEFTEVVLQHRSLWSHQGGTWAVPGGALDHGETAFEGAVREAQEEAGIAGHHVTELAQVVLDHGDWSYTTVIAQTQDPQAPIGATDAESIEILWVPLSQIRERLLLPAFENSLDQILDLLTTAR; from the coding sequence GTGACTACTAACGCGCAAATCGAATCCGGCAATGGCTGGGTCAATTGTCGGTGCGGACAAAAGCACTGGGGGCTCTACGGGGCTGCCGGACTTTTCTTGGTGCGCACGGACCACACCGGGGAGTTCACCGAGGTGGTCCTGCAGCATCGTTCACTGTGGTCCCATCAAGGGGGCACCTGGGCGGTCCCAGGTGGCGCATTGGACCATGGTGAGACGGCATTTGAGGGCGCTGTGAGGGAAGCCCAAGAGGAAGCCGGTATCGCTGGGCACCACGTGACGGAGCTTGCTCAGGTGGTGCTCGACCATGGGGATTGGTCGTACACCACCGTCATTGCCCAAACCCAAGACCCACAAGCTCCGATCGGGGCTACCGATGCCGAGAGCATCGAAATCCTCTGGGTCCCCCTGTCACAGATACGTGAGCGGCTTCTTCTGCCGGCCTTCGAGAACAGCCTGGATCAGATCTTAGACCTCTTGACGACCGCACGGTAG